In Silene latifolia isolate original U9 population chromosome 6, ASM4854445v1, whole genome shotgun sequence, the genomic window aagcctatttcgaaattttggttgaaaattggttttgatttgaaaaatcgtcttggttttgtttagaagtggtgatcacgtaaggtacaaacatttatacaagcattataacgggatgctgagtgcatttaaaaggattttggtttaaagggtgggttgccataccgaaccatcaaacccgaagtctgtggagaggctcgtaccaaacaagagtaaggccaattcctagtccatttcctcaagtagtgaaggcccttgatacaaacaagagtaagtatcatggtatggatgacgtcaatcgctatccatccttaggcccaaataagaattaggaccgtttagacgggacgattggtcgaatgggttgggttgggcctaggaaggccgaataaaacgatctaggaagaccgagttataaaaaccgacaattgtcttgtacaaactattccctaaccttgttcaagtttcacccttgctaaacgtaagtgtattatccccagtggagtcgccaaactgtggacagcgggggcccacgggggcgcttgggaggaaaagagaaacaagcgtttgcattttgtatggagtcgccaccaatttttatgggaaattggaaccgttcgaatacctcgtgtcatgtcaagacacaaagtaaagacatgaacactaagcaattgttacccttagcattctatgtctagaatgactctcgtggatgccaatgaacacgggtgttcacagatatctagagtaaggggtgagggtacgtattaggaagctcttttgatcgaaaacctaatcccgcccgcctcgatagcggcctctactaatgattagggacatcatttatacttgatatatcgtcggttatatgcatgcaatgcaacatccaagttttaatcctagcatgtgaagattagactaagtcggtgaacaattaatttagcaaacaattaggtcgaattaggatttaatgctcaattacatgtgaaaacatacaaatgatacaataaatatgacaaatacaataaagaaaattacaataatgaaaattacaataattacaaaggattagacgatttatgtcgaaaatacctttaaaacggataatttgagaaaaagaacaaagaaagaataaaattacgaacagaCCAGAAGGCGATAATACAGATAATAGTCAGTTATACGTAGACTAAATAAATACGTcaagcaaaaacggagttcagggacagaattcaacccggaacaggcacaACAGagttgcgtcctttggaataggcgcagcagttgctgcgtctgttcctgacctgaattctggctgtgaagccggaattgcgtattgttaatgctcgttggtgaatttaacgatggattaaattatttactcggatggaagtggttaataggttatttaacatatgaatgggtcatgaaaacaacaaaacatggatgagacggaattaaacgaattaacataagatggattaattacaggagtgaaagatattaacaaactaaacaaattaattgattaaacatgatagattaatgacgaatatgcgataaatacgacaaaagacagatgaaaactatatcaaagacgaattccagaaacccaatattgaatgaattgaatctctataacccgggattgaatttaatgacgaaaacccgcaaatatcgattatttgggatctaagtcggatttatgatgatttaaaatatgttaatgatgaataataaatatacatgtgaattatatgctatcatgatgaataattaacaaacaaacgaaacaaatagaagaactttgacgaataacagaggacgaacgaagaagaaaggaagcaggaactacggcagcctcacgaagaggcgcagcaggaactgcgctccttcgaagaggcgcagcagtttctgcgtcctttctcgacggttatctactggaaatccgtaaaaagaggttttaaagcatggttttagaaatcggttttaatgatattttcgacataaatcttacaattgtgatacgataattaaaatacaataaataaaagagagattatacaccctcagacttacatgttgacgaaacgagaaggactaagatatcgattagtgatgctcgacgcgaatgcaaagaaagtgccctcgtaagaggaaaacgattagattaattaagttgattgatgtggaattggtcaaattggtcggtcatgcaaacgaggctggtactcagaaggatccgagcttacgtggtcgaaagttcaagcacgtagacgccaaaaagtaagaacaaagtctagaatgcaaagggagaagagaagggcggacactcgcgtgagaaatatgaggagcgaatgctcctatttatactaatcacgtggaggaattaaggtttcggagactctttggaagtaaatctcggaaagatatgaaaaagatacgagaaatacgcagaaaaggacctgggaagaggcgcagcagccactgcgtctcttggaagaggcgcaacacctgctgcgtctgttcccaaggggtttcctcctgcggaagaaagatttccgtgtttgagttatggtaggacggaaataattcggttttccttaatatcttatgtgaatattacgggaaattgtttaccaaaagataaaatttatgaaatatagaatagaaatatccggaacattccagaacattctgactcgggatttaacggttatcagaaaatgaagacggttttaggcccggactccaaatgtattctaattactgtcaaaacgatcgtatcggcacgtagatgacaactaagaggtagacattaatatttaagcaatcacttgatgataatcttacgaattgtcacaaatcattccgcgtaccaaacatgcggcccaatcatcaccgggtggtttgcgagaggtgcagaaatgaggtatctacaaatacTCGTAATGAGTAACTGAGACATTCAGATTAAAGATTCGGTAGAGTCACACATTAATAGTTAACATGATTATTCTTTCATCCTCATCCTCTCCATTTTCATTTCCTAATACCTTCCTCACAGCCAAACCGCTCTCAATTCGTACGGCGTCTTCATTTTCAACATCACAATGTCTCCACGACTCTTATAATCTGGTTCCTCTCTctcattttatatttttatattcaTTGTCATTGGGTATTTTGTTATTTCGATGAATGAAAATGAATTTTGTAGATAAAAAATGTCTctgtttttttttgaaaatggtaCTTGTGTTTGGAGTAATTGATTATTTGCTGGAGTAACTGAGTACTCGACAATAGAAGCTTGTAATTAGGTATGTTTTAGATCAGTTGAATATGGATGGTTTTTGAAGTGGAAGTTGAAGTTAGGTTAGATATCCCATCCACCTTATTGCTATGAAGATTTTGGTATTGCTTCTCTTTGTGTTCACTTATAAGTAGAACAACCTCGTGAGACTATAACCTGAGTTATGCCAACTGAGTACTCGGCAATAGAAGCTTGTAATTATGGTGTTTTGATCAATCTTTCTGTCTCGGCTATGATTGACTATGAAGATATGAACATTGATATCATCCGCTCAAAATATTGGTTTTGAGTACTCGAttcgcttcgtcaaacatgtattTTCCTTTCTTAGTTTATGTTCCATAACCCGAGTTATGCCAACTGAGTACTCGGTGAGTCTCAATTTATGAGCTGGAAATATGTTGAGTAGTTGAGGTAAGATGTTGGTTACCTACCGAGTCTTGACAACTTGTGACGAGTAcgatatttttgatgattttttagTTTGGACAAGTTCGTTTACAATATGATTAAATTTGTTGGTTTAATTTATAGCTACACAGTTGGCGTGATGAGAGACGCTTCTTGAAATTGTTTATACGTGAACTCAGTTAATTATGGAATTAATTATGGCGTCGGACGAGGCTTCTAAATGGATCATTTGTAGGCCGGGTAAGTTAATTGTGGTAATCCATGTAAACAACCTCACAGAAAATGTAAGTCAGTTATGTGTTTAGGCTGTGTTATTTTTTTTGCGGGGTTGATAGGCCTGGCAAATGGCGAATGGCACGTGAATGGGGACGAGCATGCTTCTACTGGGATTGTATATAGGCTAGGTAAATTACTTACTATTACACACGAAATACTTGCCAAAAGAACGTTATATAGTTTATCAGTGTATTTGTAGGTCTGAAAATGGTGGGATTTGAGTCAAACCCTAGGTTGAACGCGGTTAGTGCAACCCTTAACTAGGTCAATTTTACTAATTAAAATTATACGTTTTATCGATTGTATTCAATATATAAAGAAGGATGTCGTTTAATTAATCTGTGTATTTGAAGGTCTGAAAATGGCGGAAATATTTAAGTCAAACCATGGGCTGACCTCTATTAGTACAACCCTAAGCTAGGTGAGCTTAATTAGTTTCGATTATAGGTTTTGGCCATTGCATTCATTTGGTTGGTTTATATGTGGGATTTAGCTGATGTCTTGGTTCGTCCCTTGGTAACCTTAAGTAGCTAAAATGATAAGCGTAACGTTATTTGATGGTTGTTATATTTATTGTATTCGTTTTGGCTAAGAATCGTGGGTCCTAAAATTGCGAACTTGTGGTTAACTGCAGGGATCCTCTCAATACTACGGCCCTAGAATGAGTGCCCATAATTAATTACGAGTCCATGTGAGGAAGAAAGGGAGAGCGTATGTACGTGCTTGGTTAGTTACGATTGAGAGGGGGAGTGGATAGATGAGAGGGGTTGGGGAGATGAAGGGTGGGAAAGAGAGGAGGACAGAGAGTATTGTGTTACAGATACATAGTCTctactttatttttattttgctgAGTTTGAGAGGGAGGGACGGAAGCAGAGTAGGGTATGCTTAACTTTGTTCGATTGATGGGCGAGGGAAGGAGGGAGATAGAGAAAGGGAAAGATCGTGTCTCTCTACTTGGTTTTGTTCAGATTTAGAGGGATGAAGGGATGAAAAATGGAATTGGAGGGAGGGAGAGGATGTCTTTGCTTGATTATGTTCATATTTAGGGAGGGGTGGCGAGAGAAGGAGAGGGGCAAACAGTGAGAGTGAGAGCGTATGTGCTTGGTTTTTTTAAGAGTTAGAGAAAGGAAAGTGATGGATAATTGGGCGGAGTTAGAGGAGAGAGAAAGTAGGAGGGAGGTTGGCGGAAAGAGGAAGGGATAAGGAATGCAGTGACGGAGAGATGGTCTATATTCTGTTTTGTTGAGATTGAGGGATAGGAAGGCAGGGAGCGGCAATGTTAGTTTGGTTTTGTTCAGATTTAGAGCAGACAGGGGAAGGGGGATAGACGGAGGGAGGGATAGGCTGTACAAATTTATTATTATTCAGGCTGTGAGAGATGGTCGGAGGAGGGATTGGAAGGTAGAAGAGGAGGTTGTTTTTTAGTGTTGAGGTGTAATTAGAAGGAAAGACAGGAGGGGTGTATTATCAATAGTTTAGTGTCTTTAGGAGAAATAACATCAATTTGATATTATATTTTGTACTTTTCTTAGTATTCGTtcttgaaaatgaaataaaacaatgagGAAGCGAACTAACTGATAAACATTAAATTTCAATGTAGAATGGAAGGCATGTCGTGGAAAATTGCACTGGGGGGAGGGGGAGGGAGGGTATAGAGTAATTAAAAGGCAATTTATTATCTTCATGAAGACAGCGTATTAACAGTCAATAGCTTTGGTGTGGAGGCAGAAGGGTGGAGGGTGACAAGAAAGGAGGGAGGGTGTTTATGCTTTTTTTTCCCGTATTGAGAGGAAGGAGGGATAGATGGTCAGGGGCGGGGGCGGGGGAGACACATAAAGGGATTGAGGGAGGGAAGACAAGAAGGGAGAGGTAATAGGAAGCAGACTGAATAGTAGAGAAGTGACTGATCATGAAATCCAAAGTAAAAAATATTGATAGAAGTAAATGTAAAAAAGAGTTGGTAATTCCCTTTTTTTTCCACATATGTCATGTAGTCTTGTTTTTGTCATAAAAGAAAGTACAACATAGTTTATCTAACCTGAAATTCTTTTTTTATATGTTGGATAAGTCTTTAGGATTCAAGAATCAAATAATTTTGGGCATAGCATTCGTACATTTTCATTGGTTATTCAGACGGTCTTGTTCTTGAGTTTGTGTGAATTGATTGCTAATTGGTAATTAAGAGCAACTCTAATATGTTCAATATATATGGGTAATTGAGGGATAGATTAGGAGTAATGTTTTTGGTTTAACAATGTTCTAAAGTTGAGTGATGGGTAGGATAACTGAGTTTAAATGATCTTGATAGGTGAAATAAAGACCTAACACCTACCATAACGAGTGCTATATTCTTTTGGAAAAAAATTGAACGATAAAATGACATTTTTGTAATCCGTATTTGAAAGGTTGTTAGAGTAGGGGAGTGACAGGTGGACGGGTTTATGGGTTAAGGCAAAATTAGTAGTAGAATGATGTTTTTTTCTAAAGAACTATGTTAGAGAAAACAAAGGACCCTAATCGAAAGATCATATTCATTCAAGTAATTAGCTGTTTGTGGATATATTTCATCCCGTTGGACAATATTGGAATCTGTGTCTTTCTTAAATCATATCATACAGGTAATAAACTGTTTGTTTGGGTAGATTCCTTCCATTTTGTTAAAATTGAAATATTTGTTCCCTTTAATTATCTCTTATTTCTAAAATTCATTCATACTTTCCAATGCAGGGATAGAAGCCGTGTTTGCTGATCTTCGACACCTCTCTCAGTTATTTATCAAGGTGCATCAGCTTTAAAGATAATGCTAATCTTCGTTGATTTTGTCAAGTGTGGTTTGCATTAGGTTTAATGATGAGCCCATATCAGGGAAAGGGAGGGGGTGGGAGATGTGAGGAAGGTATCGAGAGCATTTGTTTCGTTCCAGATTAGTTTCGCTCACATGTGTGATATACCCGTCATTCAAGATGACAACTAATTTGAAGAGTAGCTCATTGGCATACAAAGTGTACAACTATCTTCATTCTCATCTAATGTTGTTATGTGTGTTGGCGTGACGTTTTCAATAATTTTCGTGTAATTAAAATATCTGAAGCCTGTTGAATCCATTCCAGATTTCCAAGTATGATACTCATAGATTGGCCTTACATTACGGCAATTTGATGAGGGAGTGCATTCAAAGATCGAGCATTTCAAAGTATGTGTTACGTATATTAGTtaatctactttgatattgtaaAACTAACAAGCTATTAATATAAGGCATTCGATTTTGATGACCTTCGGAATCCCACATTCGGAAGTTCTTCGATTATACTATAAGATATTCAGATTTTTACGTATCATCAAATGCTACAACTTTCCGGGTTGACTTATGTGTTTGTTTTGGAGTGTTTGCTAGACATTGCATTAGTCATAGTTTTGACTTCTTGTGAAAAACAAGTTCAATTTAGGTTGAATATGCGAGTTATTATATTTTGCACTCAAATAGCAAGCCCCCTTAGAAGTAGCTTTCTGAGGTAGGAGGAGGCTGAGTCAAAGTggttattaataattttttttaagagTGTTCCCAGGTTTGGATTGTCTGGACATCAAAAGAGTTGGATGTTCACCATTCGTGAAATTGATGCATGTTCACATTTTGTATTATTCAAAGAATGGAACTACCACAACTCTGGGCAATGTTGAATGTGTACTACTATTTAAGAGAATATGACCGACTATAGTCATTATCTCATACGAAGTAATGTTTTTACTAAATAAAGATGTAGCGATTATCATCAATTGTTAGTATTTGTTACCTTAGAAATTGTACTTAAGAGTTAAGACAATTGTCTTGTAAAGAATTATATTTTACAACAATCCTTTCTAAGTTGTATGTAAGATAGATATTTTCAATATAAACAGATATGGTCCTTGGGACTCCGCACGCATCGCGCGCGGAGTAACAACTAGTATAACTAAAAAGTAGTAGGAAATTGGGTGAAAAAAGAAGTGTGGAAGACCCGAAGGAAGGTAGATTGATGAAGAAGCCAACACAACCCAAGCCAGTAGTGATAGGTGTAGTCACGCATGTAAGTCATGTACACACGCGTTTAACAAACTTCAACCTATTCTATTCACCTCGCTCTATACCAAACCAAGTTCATTCCCCCTTTCACTATTCTTGACTACTTACACTGCCACATTACCCAACCAACCAGCTGCCTAGAATTGAGACACATTTTAAGGTGTCACCCAATTGTTTTAGGGCACCCCCTTCTTCCACCAGGATTTCTCATTGGTTATTTCGTGTGACTTCTACAGTTGGTCTAGTACTATGATACTGGTGCCATATTTTCAGGATTTTTTTAATGAGTTAAGAGAAAAAGATCCGATTTTTGGTGGTGCTTATCTGCATGTAGGGATTAGTATTTTATTGACTAGGTCACAAAATTGTAACAAAACCGTTCAATTCTAATACTACACTTTTGAATGGAATTTTACGTTATATTAATACTGTATAACACTATTATTAGCAAAATGAGATAACGTCATATGATGGTACGTGATACCAATACTCGTATTTGAATTACAAACGTAttttattaatgaataatattgtaGACCTACTGAGTATAGTGGTATCGAAATTTAGTATTATCCGAGGGCATTATGGCGATTATTATACGTGGATATATATGAAAATATTGAAATTGGTTCGATAGCGCGCCATGTATATATACGGAGTACATCCTATCATTTTTCAGTTAAAAATTGTGCAGCGGTGGAACTcagcataatttttttttttggttgggaACACTCAGATTAAAGAAGCAAAGTTAGGAAATGTGAGATACACATCCAGGAGGGGGTTAGGGGGAAAGCTTGATACAAGCCATCGAGTCTAAAATACAATTAGTCTAGTCTAAATTACAAAGTTTctcaacaaaagagaaggagctTCATTCCAACTATAGTTTTCTTGTTAGGTCCATGATACTTGGTAGGTAACTTAAAGTAATTGGTCTCGTGTAAAAAAATTGTATCGACATCTAATAATATAACCTCACGCGTGACAGATAAATTAGAAAGTTGAAAAGGAGATAAAATCAAATGTTTTTTTATATGAAGGGAGCTACAAAGGTAATTTTAATACTGCTAATTTAAATCAAGTTCTAAGCTACTATCtatatgattttatcgattaaattagttAACAGTTTCCCATCAAATAAAATGATTAAAaggattaaaaaaaaaacaatataaaatTCAAAGGTCATAATAGTTGGATCCTATGGACTGAAGATGGAAGCTGATTTGTTACAACAGAGGTAATAATCCTGATAAAAGACTTAGAAAACCCACATGTCCTTATTCTTTAAGACTCCAACACGTACCCTATCACATTACTCTCCCAAATGTCACTTCCTCCTTTCTCCTTCCTTCATGGTGCCCTTCTTCTATTCGCCCTTCCCTTCCTTTATATTCATTCTACATATCCTCCTCTTCCTTCACTCCATACATACCCTCCATACTTACCtaatcaactaaaaaaaataaaatagaaaatgaTTCAAGCGTTAAACATGCCATACTCATCCAAAAGAGATGAGATAATGTCAAGGTATAGGCCCATTGCACCTAAACCTGAGCTTTCTAATACTAATAATGGTGGCATTGATCAGGCCCAATTAGTTCCGGAGAAATTCCGGCAGTCGCCTTACTTACGGGACATCTGGTCACACCTCCAGGCTCGTCCCACCAGGACCCGCAAGCGTGGCCGCACTGCCGGAATTTCTCCGGCTGCGGCCTCGGCCATGCTAAGgaatcaacaacatcaacatcaGCAGCACCAGCAACAGGGGATGATGGGTTTTATGGGGTTGCCTTCACATGCAAGTAACCTAACATTCCATGCATGTGGAATTTATGGTGGTGATAATCAACGTGCAAATTATAATGTGGGTGGTAATTTAGGTAAGAATAATATTAATGAGAGTATAATTGAGTTACCTTTACTTTCTAGTACTCCTTTGTTGGGTGGAGAGTCAAAGGGTAAATCTATAGATTTGAACACAATTGATGAAGTTAAtggttttgatgaagaaaaagatTATTTGTCACTAAAGCTTCAAATTCCGATGACAACAACTCGTAATACTACCAGCAATGTGATATCTCCAAGGCCGGTCCGGCCGGTGGGGTCCATTATTAGTATAGTGGGCCCCATTGGTGAGGACCCCGAGGCAGGTCCAATTGTGAATAAATCTGCGAAGAAGGTTGAAGAGGAGGTAGATAAAGAGACGTTGCCCGCGGTCATATCTGACCGAGGCAACAAAGTGAGAATGGTGAATTCGGCGTATAAGGAGTTAATCGGGCAACCAGAGTGCCCGTGGCTAGATTCCATGGTCAGCTTGGGATCGGGCAGCAGGATAAGTGGAGAAGTAATAATCCGGTTTGGGGCCGGGAAACCGATTCCTGGGTCCGGAAACGGGTTTAGTTGTTGGGTGAGGATAGAGTGGGAGAGTGAAGGGGAAAAGAAGTACGTGAATGCGTTTAGTGAAGTGGTGAGGTTGGGTTGTGAATCTAAGGATAATTATGTGTATTATTGGAGGTTTCATACTAGGGAGGTTTCTCCTTCGGGTTCTAATGTTTAATGTTGAAATGTTACTCTTAATCTTTAATAGAAGAGTACGTACGTGTAGATCTGTGTGTATATTAGTGTAGTATGTTGAGGGGATGTAAATGTATGTTACTACTATatatattatgcataatatagACATAGATTAGCCGAATAGTAGAATAAGTactcattttatttttatgttgcaAATTTTCTTTTTATAGTCGTCCCATGCATTATAGGTTTTGCTATACTAAACCTACATGAGTGGCGGAGCTAGAGGCCCTCGCTTCCACGGAGATAGAACTTTCAAAGTTCTTAGTCAAAATtcccgatttttttttttttcaggtttACCTTTTCCTATTACTCACTCGCCTCTTGAAATTTTTGCCACGGCCCTGTTGAAATTTTTCGCCACTACTAAGTTTAAATCCTAGCTCTACAATTGCTAAAATTATTTGCTCTTACCAAGTTTAAATCCTAACTCTGTGACTAAACATAATGGaccaagcaaaaaaaaaaaaataccgagTACTCGGCCGTATCATCAAAAAATACATTGGAGGAGGAACGAAAGGGTGATTTTGCATCGAGTTACAAGAGTGGATTTTTAACGTGAGATCGTGAAGAGCATTGAGGAGATGGTATCACCTATTCCAAAAGAAGTTTTTGTTTAAATGGGGTTAAAacccaaactatttaacaaaatggtGCAGGTTTCAAACTATTTATCAAAAATGGGTCCATGTCATCACTCCcg contains:
- the LOC141587940 gene encoding uncharacterized protein LOC141587940 gives rise to the protein MIQALNMPYSSKRDEIMSRYRPIAPKPELSNTNNGGIDQAQLVPEKFRQSPYLRDIWSHLQARPTRTRKRGRTAGISPAAASAMLRNQQHQHQQHQQQGMMGFMGLPSHASNLTFHACGIYGGDNQRANYNVGGNLGKNNINESIIELPLLSSTPLLGGESKGKSIDLNTIDEVNGFDEEKDYLSLKLQIPMTTTRNTTSNVISPRPVRPVGSIISIVGPIGEDPEAGPIVNKSAKKVEEEVDKETLPAVISDRGNKVRMVNSAYKELIGQPECPWLDSMVSLGSGSRISGEVIIRFGAGKPIPGSGNGFSCWVRIEWESEGEKKYVNAFSEVVRLGCESKDNYVYYWRFHTREVSPSGSNV